In Anaeromusa acidaminophila DSM 3853, one genomic interval encodes:
- the wecB gene encoding non-hydrolyzing UDP-N-acetylglucosamine 2-epimerase, with the protein MSRIKVMTVFGTRPEAIKMAPVVLELQKHSEHIEPVVAVTAQHREMLDQVLDLFAIKPDYDLDIMAQGQTLFDITGRALQGLNTVLAEAKPDLVLVHGDTTTTFVGALASFYHQIAVGHVEAGLRTRNKYSPYPEEMNRKLTGSLADMHFAPTKTSAANLQEEAVAKDDIFITGNTVIDALLNTVQDDYVFEDELLSQIDYQRRRIVLLTTHRRENLGEPMRHVYQALRQIVEEFPDVEVVFPVHRNPKVREVVSQELGGIARVHLIDPLEYQPFANLMARSYLVLTDSGGIQEEAPSLGKPVLVLRDTTERPEAVEAGTVKLIGTEKDRVYSETHSLLADTEEYRRMATACNPYGDGFAAKRIVQTILWRHGCFAQMPTMFGQDGKNCK; encoded by the coding sequence ATGTCACGCATCAAGGTAATGACCGTATTCGGCACGAGGCCGGAAGCCATAAAAATGGCGCCAGTAGTGTTGGAATTGCAAAAGCATTCGGAGCACATTGAGCCGGTGGTAGCGGTTACCGCTCAGCATCGGGAGATGCTGGATCAAGTTCTTGATTTATTTGCGATTAAGCCGGATTATGATTTGGATATTATGGCGCAAGGACAAACGCTTTTTGATATTACCGGGCGGGCATTACAGGGCTTAAATACAGTGCTGGCGGAAGCGAAGCCGGATTTGGTGCTTGTACATGGCGATACGACAACTACCTTTGTGGGGGCGTTGGCGTCGTTTTATCATCAAATTGCAGTCGGTCATGTGGAAGCGGGCCTGCGGACGCGCAATAAATATTCGCCGTATCCGGAGGAAATGAACCGCAAGCTGACCGGTTCGTTGGCGGATATGCATTTTGCTCCTACGAAAACGTCTGCAGCAAACTTGCAGGAAGAAGCAGTAGCAAAAGACGATATTTTTATTACCGGCAATACGGTCATTGACGCCTTGCTGAACACGGTGCAAGACGATTATGTCTTTGAGGATGAGCTGTTGTCTCAAATCGACTATCAACGTCGACGGATTGTGTTGCTGACGACGCATCGCCGAGAAAATTTGGGAGAGCCTATGCGGCATGTATATCAGGCGTTACGGCAGATTGTAGAAGAATTTCCGGATGTAGAAGTAGTATTTCCGGTGCATCGCAATCCTAAAGTGCGCGAAGTAGTAAGCCAAGAGCTAGGCGGAATTGCAAGAGTGCATTTAATTGATCCTTTGGAATACCAGCCTTTTGCTAATTTAATGGCTCGCTCCTACTTGGTGCTGACCGATTCCGGCGGTATTCAGGAAGAGGCTCCGTCCTTAGGCAAGCCTGTATTGGTACTGCGGGATACAACGGAACGTCCGGAGGCTGTGGAAGCGGGGACGGTCAAACTCATTGGTACGGAAAAAGATCGGGTGTACAGCGAGACGCATAGTTTGCTAGCGGATACGGAAGAATACCGGCGCATGGCGACGGCCTGTAATCCTTACGGAGACGGGTTTGCGGCGAAGCGGATTGTACAGACCATTCTTTGGAGACATGGGTGTTTCGCTCAGATGCCGACTATGTTTGGTCAAGACGGAAAAAACTGCAAATAG
- a CDS encoding AtpZ/AtpI family protein: MAGKQEWWQFLSYASSLGLQMAACVVVGVFSGRLWDDWMETAPWGTVFGIVLGFLAGMWSIYRKIVNRQE; the protein is encoded by the coding sequence ATGGCCGGGAAACAAGAATGGTGGCAATTTTTGTCCTATGCGAGTTCGCTGGGGCTGCAAATGGCGGCTTGCGTAGTCGTTGGCGTCTTTAGCGGCAGGTTATGGGACGATTGGATGGAAACAGCGCCTTGGGGGACTGTTTTCGGTATTGTTCTTGGCTTTTTGGCGGGTATGTGGTCTATTTACCGTAAGATTGTCAACAGACAGGAGTGA
- the atpB gene encoding F0F1 ATP synthase subunit A — MEHGGGAHEIGVHQLGSFLGMTVNIDTLYMTWLTMGLVLLLAVAATRSLSLVPRGWQNLLELIITALLEQIEANMGPKGKKLAPLLISLFLFILVSNWLGLIPGFTSPTSDLNTTLGLALMIIVLVHVLGVMNRGLGYFKHFFEPYIPFVIINVIEELAKPITLSFRLFGNILAGEVLIIILGLLAPYVVPTAWLTFSVFVGAVQAFIFTMLSMSYLANSISNDH, encoded by the coding sequence ATGGAACATGGCGGCGGCGCCCACGAGATTGGCGTGCATCAACTGGGAAGCTTCTTGGGAATGACCGTAAATATTGATACTCTGTATATGACTTGGCTGACCATGGGCCTAGTGTTGCTTTTAGCAGTTGCAGCGACACGAAGTTTGTCACTGGTGCCGCGGGGCTGGCAGAATCTGTTAGAATTGATAATCACAGCCTTGCTTGAGCAAATTGAAGCCAATATGGGCCCAAAAGGGAAAAAATTGGCTCCTTTGTTGATTTCACTTTTTCTTTTTATTTTGGTGTCAAACTGGCTGGGGCTGATTCCGGGCTTTACCTCGCCGACTAGTGATCTCAATACCACATTAGGCTTGGCATTGATGATTATTGTCCTAGTGCATGTCCTAGGAGTGATGAATCGAGGCCTCGGCTATTTTAAGCATTTCTTCGAACCGTATATTCCTTTTGTGATTATCAACGTTATCGAGGAATTGGCGAAGCCGATTACGCTTTCTTTCCGTCTATTCGGGAATATTCTTGCCGGTGAAGTGTTAATCATCATCTTGGGTCTGCTGGCTCCGTATGTTGTGCCGACAGCGTGGTTAACTTTTAGCGTCTTTGTAGGCGCGGTTCAGGCATTTATTTTTACCATGTTGTCCATGTCATACCTAGCTAACTCGATCAGCAATGATCATTAA
- a CDS encoding glycosyltransferase family 4 protein, whose amino-acid sequence MPTYMLAFVVALFVTYLLTPQVMKLAVKAGAMDAPDARKVHTSPIPRMGGLAIFAGFVFAVLASMHVSREILGLLVGGTVIVMVGIVDDMKPLSARVKLIGQIAAALVMVGFNVRIDWLSNPFGEEMLYLEMFSVPFTVLFTVSMINVVNLIDGLDGLAAGVSSIAAVTILLVALQQNIWVVAILTAALAGSSLGFLHYNFNPARIFMGDTGSMFLGFMLAGISVLGTVKSAATIALIVPVVAMGLPILDTAFAIIRRYTNGQPIFKPDKGHLHHRLLALGLSQRQAVLLMYAISGCLGVSAIVLTEVSYVLGVAIVVSLLGIACYGARRLGVLSSGESSHSHS is encoded by the coding sequence ATGCCGACATATATGTTGGCTTTTGTGGTCGCTTTGTTTGTTACCTATCTCTTGACGCCTCAGGTAATGAAGCTGGCAGTGAAGGCGGGCGCTATGGATGCGCCGGATGCTCGTAAGGTGCACACAAGTCCGATTCCGCGGATGGGCGGCTTGGCCATTTTTGCGGGATTCGTATTTGCCGTGTTGGCTAGCATGCATGTGAGTCGTGAGATTTTAGGCTTATTAGTTGGCGGCACGGTGATCGTGATGGTTGGTATTGTCGATGACATGAAACCGCTTTCCGCTAGGGTTAAACTGATAGGGCAAATAGCGGCGGCTTTGGTTATGGTCGGCTTTAATGTGCGCATTGATTGGCTTAGTAATCCATTTGGCGAGGAAATGCTGTATTTGGAGATGTTTTCGGTTCCTTTTACGGTATTGTTTACCGTCAGCATGATCAATGTTGTGAATCTGATTGATGGCTTAGACGGACTGGCCGCTGGGGTTTCCAGTATTGCAGCGGTGACCATTCTGCTGGTGGCTTTGCAACAGAACATTTGGGTTGTTGCAATTTTAACAGCGGCTTTGGCGGGCAGCTCTCTTGGTTTTTTACATTATAATTTTAATCCGGCTCGGATTTTTATGGGCGATACAGGCAGTATGTTTTTGGGCTTCATGCTGGCGGGAATTTCTGTTCTGGGAACGGTAAAAAGCGCTGCTACGATTGCCTTGATTGTGCCGGTTGTGGCAATGGGTTTGCCTATATTGGATACTGCTTTTGCAATTATTCGTCGTTATACTAATGGCCAACCGATTTTTAAGCCGGACAAAGGACATTTGCATCATCGTCTTCTGGCGTTGGGGCTTAGCCAGCGGCAGGCGGTGCTACTGATGTATGCCATTAGCGGTTGCTTAGGCGTGAGCGCGATAGTCTTGACAGAAGTTAGTTATGTATTGGGTGTTGCAATTGTAGTTTCCTTGCTCGGAATCGCCTGCTACGGGGCTCGTCGCCTAGGGGTGCTTTCTTCGGGAGAGTCGTCGCACAGTCATTCCTAA
- the atpA gene encoding F0F1 ATP synthase subunit alpha, whose protein sequence is MKMRPEEITSIIKQQIEKYQVDLNVDDVGSVIEVGDGIARIHGLNQAMAGELLEFPHDVQGMVLNLEEDNVGAVLLGGEGSIKEGDTVRRTGRIMEVPVGECMLGRVVNALGHAIDGKGEIQATEFRPVERRAPGIADRQSVKEPLQTGIKAIDAMVPIGRGQRELIIGDRGTGKTAIAVDTILNQKGQGVICIYVAIGQKASTVARVVRTLEENGAMEYTIVVAASASDSAPLQYLAPYSGVAMGEYFMEKGGHVLCVYDDLSKQAQAYRAMSLLLRRPPGREAYPGDVFYLHSRLLERAAKVSDELGGGSITALPIIETLAGDLSAYIPTNVISITDGQIFLESELFYSGVRPAINPGLSVSRVGGSAQIKAMKQVAGRLRLELAQYRELAAFAQFGSDLDKATKAVLDRGQRTMEVLKQPQYRPVPVEEQVMAIYVVINGYVDDVAVEHVTAFEEDFLKFMRTNYAEVGKAIVEKKMLDKDTEAALQKAIKDFKDTFDPGAR, encoded by the coding sequence ATGAAAATGAGACCCGAAGAAATAACATCAATAATTAAACAACAAATTGAAAAGTATCAAGTGGACCTTAATGTGGATGACGTCGGCAGCGTTATTGAAGTTGGCGACGGTATCGCCCGTATTCATGGCCTCAATCAGGCTATGGCCGGGGAATTGCTGGAATTTCCTCACGATGTGCAGGGAATGGTACTTAACCTAGAAGAAGACAATGTGGGCGCCGTACTGCTGGGCGGTGAAGGTTCCATCAAGGAAGGCGACACCGTACGTCGTACAGGCCGAATCATGGAAGTGCCTGTTGGCGAATGCATGCTGGGACGCGTTGTGAACGCTCTGGGCCATGCCATTGACGGTAAAGGAGAGATTCAGGCAACTGAGTTTCGTCCTGTAGAACGTCGGGCCCCTGGGATTGCAGACAGACAGTCTGTAAAAGAGCCGCTGCAAACCGGCATTAAGGCGATTGACGCCATGGTGCCCATTGGCCGCGGACAGCGCGAGCTGATCATCGGCGACCGCGGTACTGGAAAAACAGCTATTGCTGTTGACACCATTCTGAACCAAAAAGGCCAGGGCGTTATTTGTATTTATGTGGCCATTGGACAAAAAGCTTCTACCGTGGCTCGCGTAGTGCGTACATTAGAAGAAAATGGCGCTATGGAGTATACCATTGTTGTTGCGGCTTCCGCTTCGGATAGTGCGCCGCTGCAATATTTGGCCCCGTACTCCGGTGTAGCCATGGGTGAATACTTCATGGAAAAAGGCGGCCATGTGCTTTGCGTGTATGACGATTTGTCAAAACAAGCGCAGGCGTATCGTGCTATGTCCTTGCTGCTGCGGCGTCCGCCAGGTCGTGAAGCGTACCCTGGCGACGTTTTTTACTTGCATTCTCGCCTTTTGGAGCGGGCTGCAAAGGTTTCGGACGAATTGGGAGGCGGTTCTATTACGGCTCTGCCGATTATCGAAACGCTGGCCGGAGATTTGTCCGCCTATATTCCGACAAACGTTATCTCCATTACGGACGGTCAGATTTTCTTGGAGAGCGAGTTGTTTTATTCTGGTGTGCGTCCTGCCATTAACCCGGGCCTTTCTGTGTCGCGCGTAGGCGGTTCGGCACAGATCAAGGCGATGAAGCAGGTAGCCGGCCGGTTGCGCTTGGAGCTGGCTCAGTATCGTGAACTGGCGGCGTTTGCTCAGTTCGGCTCGGACTTGGATAAAGCGACCAAGGCGGTTCTGGACCGAGGGCAGCGAACCATGGAAGTGCTAAAACAGCCTCAATATCGGCCAGTGCCGGTAGAAGAACAGGTTATGGCTATCTACGTCGTTATCAACGGCTATGTAGATGATGTGGCGGTTGAACATGTGACTGCCTTTGAAGAAGACTTCCTCAAGTTTATGCGTACGAACTATGCGGAAGTAGGGAAAGCCATCGTCGAAAAGAAAATGCTGGACAAGGATACCGAGGCGGCATTGCAGAAAGCCATCAAGGATTTCAAGGACACGTTTGATCCCGGGGCGAGGTGA
- a CDS encoding F0F1 ATP synthase subunit delta, which produces MLNARLAQKYAQALYELAQEQNCLTETLQELESVATSVQAQKELSVFLFHPRVDGAIKKETLQQVFGEVSELVHKFISLLIDKRRESLLPAIAAEFRLLAHAAQNMVEADVVTAVPLQEKQKEALAARLGQLTGKTVLLRQRQDASLIGGLMVYIGGKRIDGSVKGQLERLKRNLAIQDAMKSGVSERL; this is translated from the coding sequence ATGCTGAATGCAAGGCTAGCGCAAAAATATGCGCAGGCGCTGTATGAATTGGCGCAGGAACAAAACTGCCTGACGGAAACGTTGCAAGAATTGGAAAGTGTGGCCACTAGCGTGCAGGCGCAAAAAGAGCTTTCCGTATTTCTTTTTCACCCGCGTGTAGACGGGGCAATCAAAAAAGAGACGTTACAACAGGTGTTCGGTGAAGTAAGCGAGCTAGTGCATAAGTTTATCTCTTTGTTGATTGACAAGCGGAGAGAATCTTTGTTGCCAGCTATTGCCGCTGAATTTCGCCTGTTGGCGCATGCGGCGCAGAATATGGTAGAAGCGGACGTTGTGACGGCGGTTCCGTTGCAGGAAAAGCAAAAAGAAGCCTTGGCTGCGCGTTTGGGCCAATTGACGGGTAAAACGGTGCTGCTTCGTCAGCGCCAAGATGCATCACTGATTGGCGGTTTGATGGTATATATTGGCGGCAAACGCATTGACGGCAGCGTCAAAGGGCAATTGGAACGTCTGAAGCGCAACCTGGCCATTCAGGACGCGATGAAGAGTGGGGTGAGCGAACGGTTATGA
- the atpD gene encoding F0F1 ATP synthase subunit beta: protein MDPVNTGNVIQVIGPVVDIEFPPGQLPSIFNAIHIDGKSGDVTIHLTVEVMQHLGDNLVRCVAMSSTDGLTRGMQATDTGSPISVPVGEGTLGRVFNVLGETVDNNPEAVKAADHWPIHRPAPKFEEQETSTQILETGIKVVDLIAPYSRGGKIGLFGGAGVGKTVLIMELIRNIATEHGGYSVFAGVGERTREGNDLWMEMRESGVIEKTALVYGQMNEPPGARMRVGLTGLTMAEYFRDVGGQNVLLFVDNIFRFIQAGSEVSALLGRMPSAVGYQPTLANDVGALQERITSTKKGSITSVQAVYVPADDLTDPAPAATFAHLDATTVLSRQISELGIYPAVDPLDSTSRIVDPNIIGEEHYQVARGVQEILQRYKELQDIIAILGMEELSEDDKTIVSRARKIQRFLSQPFFVAETFTGTPGKYVPLKETIRGFKEILSGKHDELPEGAFYMVGTIEEVVEKAKKMKGE from the coding sequence ATGGACCCCGTGAATACAGGAAATGTTATTCAAGTCATTGGCCCGGTGGTAGATATTGAATTTCCGCCGGGACAGTTGCCAAGCATTTTTAACGCCATTCATATTGACGGCAAAAGCGGCGACGTTACCATTCATTTGACCGTAGAAGTCATGCAGCATTTAGGGGATAATCTGGTTCGTTGTGTTGCTATGTCGTCTACAGACGGTCTCACAAGAGGCATGCAGGCTACTGATACGGGTAGCCCTATCAGCGTACCTGTAGGCGAGGGTACCTTGGGCCGCGTATTCAACGTATTAGGCGAAACTGTAGACAATAATCCGGAAGCTGTCAAGGCGGCGGATCATTGGCCTATTCATCGGCCGGCCCCTAAATTTGAAGAACAGGAAACCTCTACGCAGATTTTGGAAACCGGGATTAAGGTAGTCGACCTGATCGCTCCTTATTCTCGCGGCGGCAAAATCGGCTTGTTCGGCGGCGCTGGCGTAGGCAAGACCGTGTTGATCATGGAATTGATTCGTAATATCGCAACCGAGCACGGCGGTTATTCCGTTTTTGCCGGCGTGGGCGAGCGGACGCGTGAAGGCAACGACCTTTGGATGGAAATGCGCGAGTCTGGGGTTATTGAAAAAACGGCGCTGGTTTACGGTCAGATGAACGAGCCGCCGGGAGCGCGTATGCGCGTCGGTTTGACCGGCTTGACCATGGCGGAGTATTTCCGCGACGTGGGCGGCCAGAATGTGCTGCTTTTTGTTGATAATATCTTCCGCTTTATCCAGGCAGGTTCGGAAGTATCGGCCCTTTTGGGCCGCATGCCGTCAGCTGTTGGTTACCAGCCTACGCTGGCGAATGATGTTGGCGCCTTGCAGGAGCGGATTACCTCGACGAAAAAAGGTTCGATTACCTCGGTCCAAGCGGTATATGTACCTGCGGATGATTTGACCGATCCGGCGCCGGCGGCGACCTTTGCTCATTTGGATGCGACTACTGTATTGTCGCGGCAAATTTCCGAGCTGGGCATCTATCCGGCGGTCGATCCTTTGGATTCGACCTCGCGGATTGTGGACCCTAACATTATTGGCGAAGAGCATTATCAAGTAGCGCGGGGCGTGCAGGAGATTCTGCAGCGCTATAAAGAGCTCCAAGATATTATTGCGATTTTGGGTATGGAAGAATTGTCGGAAGATGACAAAACCATCGTTTCCAGAGCCCGGAAGATTCAGCGTTTCCTCAGTCAGCCTTTCTTTGTGGCGGAAACCTTCACAGGTACTCCTGGGAAATATGTTCCGCTCAAGGAAACCATTCGCGGCTTCAAAGAGATCCTCAGCGGCAAGCACGACGAACTGCCGGAAGGAGCTTTCTACATGGTAGGCACCATTGAAGAAGTGGTGGAAAAAGCCAAGAAAATGAAAGGGGAGTAA
- a CDS encoding F0F1 ATP synthase subunit epsilon, with translation MAKTIRLEVVSPERLVFQEDVQMVIARTTGGDIGVLPGHAPLLAGLEIWPVRIMRESGEFSLAVCGGIIEVLPERITLLAQCAELPEEIDLARAEAAKERAVCRIRETGADIDHVRAELALKRAIMRIRVAQHKL, from the coding sequence ATGGCGAAAACCATCCGCCTGGAAGTGGTCAGCCCCGAACGTCTGGTCTTCCAGGAAGACGTGCAAATGGTCATTGCCAGAACGACTGGCGGCGACATTGGTGTGCTTCCCGGCCATGCCCCGCTTTTGGCGGGCTTGGAAATCTGGCCTGTGCGTATCATGCGTGAAAGCGGGGAGTTTTCCCTTGCTGTTTGCGGCGGTATTATTGAGGTGCTGCCGGAACGCATTACGCTGTTGGCCCAGTGTGCCGAGCTTCCGGAAGAAATTGATTTGGCACGGGCGGAGGCGGCTAAAGAACGGGCTGTCTGCCGGATCCGGGAAACAGGAGCAGACATTGATCATGTACGTGCTGAACTGGCTTTGAAACGGGCCATTATGCGTATTCGCGTAGCCCAGCACAAATTATAA
- a CDS encoding ATP synthase subunit I translates to METVFSIRRTLTGMFVWGTCFTALTWVAGEEDWARGFLLGWLGSLVYYLLLCRRVQKAVDLPVAQAVRSMRVGWLVRLAFLVLLLLLSLKVQGVSFWASVVGLFSLQGVLVLFFVFFAVKRGS, encoded by the coding sequence ATGGAGACGGTTTTTTCCATTCGACGCACCTTGACCGGTATGTTTGTCTGGGGAACGTGCTTTACGGCGCTGACTTGGGTTGCTGGCGAGGAAGATTGGGCCAGAGGATTTTTGCTGGGCTGGCTGGGGAGTTTGGTATACTATCTGTTATTATGTCGCCGGGTGCAAAAAGCAGTGGATTTACCGGTGGCGCAGGCGGTGCGTTCCATGCGCGTAGGCTGGCTGGTTCGTTTGGCCTTCTTAGTGTTACTATTGCTGCTTTCGCTAAAAGTGCAGGGTGTTTCTTTTTGGGCTTCCGTTGTGGGGCTGTTTTCCTTGCAAGGAGTGCTGGTTCTTTTTTTTGTTTTCTTTGCAGTGAAACGAGGATCTTAG
- the atpF gene encoding F0F1 ATP synthase subunit B, producing MPGLIDLNATLLIQIFNFLLLVALLTKFAYKPLMSMLAEREQRIAGSLEAAEQERQEAAKLKEEYLKELAAARNQAQQIVEKANRLAEQNKEELLRAAKEEHARLLKATQEELAREREKALQDLRSEVVALSVAAAGKILSQQLDEAAHAQLVDDFIGKLDREKTGGLPC from the coding sequence GTGCCGGGATTGATTGATTTGAACGCGACGCTGCTAATACAGATTTTCAACTTTCTTTTGTTAGTGGCTTTGTTGACGAAATTTGCTTATAAACCGCTTATGTCCATGTTGGCGGAACGGGAGCAGCGCATTGCAGGCAGCTTGGAAGCAGCTGAGCAAGAACGTCAGGAAGCAGCTAAGCTGAAAGAAGAATACTTGAAAGAGCTGGCTGCAGCTAGAAATCAGGCCCAGCAGATTGTAGAGAAAGCCAACCGTTTAGCTGAGCAAAACAAAGAAGAACTGCTGCGTGCGGCTAAGGAAGAGCATGCGCGTCTTTTGAAAGCGACCCAGGAAGAATTGGCTCGGGAGCGGGAAAAGGCGCTGCAAGATTTGCGCAGCGAAGTAGTTGCGTTGTCGGTGGCTGCGGCGGGTAAGATTCTTTCGCAGCAGTTGGATGAAGCAGCTCATGCCCAATTGGTAGACGATTTCATCGGAAAATTGGATCGTGAAAAAACAGGTGGTTTGCCATGCTGA
- the atpE gene encoding F0F1 ATP synthase subunit C, with product MEHAIMVAGAFIGAGLAIGLGAVGAGIGDGSVTAKAVEGIARQPEAKNTILINMLISVGLIESIPIIAAVIAIVLLYANPFLK from the coding sequence ATGGAACATGCAATTATGGTTGCGGGAGCTTTTATTGGTGCAGGTTTAGCGATTGGTCTGGGGGCGGTCGGCGCAGGTATTGGTGACGGTTCGGTTACGGCGAAAGCGGTAGAAGGTATTGCGCGTCAGCCGGAAGCTAAAAACACGATTTTGATTAACATGCTGATTTCGGTTGGCTTGATCGAGTCGATCCCGATCATTGCGGCAGTTATTGCTATTGTATTGCTGTACGCAAATCCCTTCTTGAAATAA
- the atpG gene encoding ATP synthase F1 subunit gamma → MASAQDIRRRIKSVRSIEQITKAMKMVAAARLRKAQERAYASQPFTEKIQEVLATVANSRLDVTHPLLAKREIKKTAYLILSADKGLAGAYSSNLMKEALAAMEGKAKEEISIIAVGRKAKEYFSRRNYQIEREYLGFSERPTYEHAARIAAEVSADFTAELYDEVYLVYTYFHSPINQQPTHLKLLPAQAPAATEETTRDFIFEPSAESVLTVLLPRYLETVIYGGLMQAAASELGSRMTAMGSATDNAEELIHKLVLNYNKVRQATITREISEIVGGAEALK, encoded by the coding sequence ATGGCTAGTGCACAAGATATTCGGCGCAGAATAAAAAGCGTACGGAGTATTGAACAAATCACCAAAGCCATGAAGATGGTGGCGGCCGCGCGGTTGCGCAAAGCCCAGGAACGGGCGTACGCCAGTCAGCCCTTTACGGAAAAGATTCAAGAAGTGCTTGCAACGGTAGCGAACAGCCGGCTGGACGTGACGCATCCGCTACTGGCTAAACGGGAAATTAAAAAAACGGCCTATCTTATTCTTAGCGCCGATAAAGGTTTGGCTGGCGCTTATTCGTCAAATTTGATGAAAGAAGCGCTGGCGGCTATGGAAGGCAAGGCCAAAGAAGAAATTTCCATAATAGCCGTAGGCCGCAAGGCTAAAGAATACTTTTCTCGCAGAAACTACCAGATTGAACGGGAATATCTCGGCTTTTCCGAGCGTCCCACGTATGAGCATGCGGCTCGTATTGCAGCTGAGGTTTCGGCAGATTTTACCGCCGAACTTTATGATGAAGTGTATTTAGTGTATACGTATTTTCATTCGCCGATCAATCAACAACCGACGCATTTGAAGCTGCTGCCGGCGCAGGCGCCAGCGGCAACGGAAGAGACGACGCGGGATTTTATTTTTGAGCCTTCGGCGGAATCCGTACTGACGGTACTGTTACCTCGTTATCTGGAAACGGTTATTTACGGCGGCCTGATGCAGGCTGCCGCCAGTGAACTGGGATCCAGAATGACGGCGATGGGATCGGCGACCGATAATGCGGAAGAACTGATTCATAAGCTTGTGCTTAACTATAACAAGGTGCGTCAGGCTACGATTACCCGCGAGATCAGTGAAATTGTGGGCGGGGCGGAAGCTCTGAAATAG